Proteins co-encoded in one Klebsiella michiganensis genomic window:
- a CDS encoding ammonia monooxygenase translates to MKKQDPAKPNGYRLLSPQRMQWSMLIIATALFGGLLTWLNIPAALLLGPMAAGIVVSLNGAKVQPNGTLFLIAQGIIGCMIASKMPRSLADTFSSHWLLFIVCVFSVIFICMLLGWILTRMRILPGTTALWGLSPGAATAMTLMAEANGADTQLVAAMQYLRVIMVASVASVLMKVSGEHVPATSAAIDLFAHGSYVAMAETFGLIAFGCIAARLLRLPAGALLITLVAGVVLSQNNWIEIALPQWVLVLAYTIVGWRIGLKFTRPLLKHAAQVLPRIAVSIVILIALCGVMAACLVVVADIDPLTAYLAMSPGGADSVAIIAASSKHIDIAFVMSMQMTRFLILVAFGPIIGNIMKRQANRQTTAGSARAE, encoded by the coding sequence ATGAAGAAACAAGATCCTGCTAAACCCAACGGTTACCGCCTGCTGTCCCCCCAGCGTATGCAGTGGAGCATGCTGATTATTGCCACCGCGCTTTTCGGCGGGCTGCTCACCTGGCTGAATATCCCGGCCGCCCTGCTGCTGGGGCCAATGGCCGCCGGGATTGTCGTCTCCCTCAACGGCGCAAAAGTTCAGCCCAACGGCACGCTGTTTCTCATCGCCCAGGGCATCATCGGCTGCATGATTGCCAGCAAAATGCCCCGCAGCCTCGCCGACACCTTCAGCTCTCACTGGCTGCTGTTTATTGTCTGCGTCTTTTCGGTGATTTTTATCTGTATGCTGCTCGGCTGGATACTGACCCGCATGCGCATCCTGCCCGGCACCACCGCGCTCTGGGGATTAAGCCCCGGGGCCGCAACGGCCATGACGCTGATGGCCGAAGCCAACGGCGCGGACACACAGCTTGTCGCCGCCATGCAATATCTGCGCGTTATCATGGTGGCAAGCGTCGCTTCCGTGCTGATGAAAGTCTCCGGCGAGCACGTCCCTGCCACATCGGCGGCGATAGATCTTTTTGCACACGGCTCTTACGTTGCGATGGCAGAAACCTTCGGGCTTATCGCCTTCGGCTGCATCGCGGCCAGACTGCTGCGCCTGCCTGCCGGGGCGCTGCTCATCACCCTGGTGGCCGGCGTGGTGCTCTCGCAGAATAACTGGATAGAGATAGCGCTGCCGCAGTGGGTGCTGGTGCTGGCGTACACCATTGTCGGCTGGCGTATTGGGCTGAAATTCACCCGTCCGCTGTTAAAACATGCCGCCCAGGTGCTGCCCCGCATCGCGGTCAGTATTGTGATTTTGATTGCCCTTTGCGGGGTAATGGCGGCCTGCCTGGTAGTCGTGGCCGATATCGATCCGCTCACCGCTTATTTAGCCATGAGCCCAGGCGGCGCGGATTCCGTGGCGATCATTGCCGCCTCCAGCAAGCACATCGACATCGCCTTTGTGATGTCGATGCAGATGACCCGGTTCCTCATTCTGGTCGCCTTCGGCCCGATCATCGGCAATATCATGAAGCGGCAGGCTAATAGGCAAACAACAGCAGGCTCAGCAAGAGCAGAGTAA